A window from Rhea pennata isolate bPtePen1 chromosome 1, bPtePen1.pri, whole genome shotgun sequence encodes these proteins:
- the KCNE1 gene encoding potassium voltage-gated channel subfamily E member 1: protein MLVLSNNTALNSFLSKLFQVYLERTNSSAPSQVPSQVQSAGGSLEIVYVLLLIGLFGFFTVGVMVTNIRARKLEDSHDPYNMYIASDIWPKEDRAYFQAKLIENYKLCCVFENPLAVEQPNTQIPEVKSS, encoded by the coding sequence atgttggtGCTGTCTAACAACACAGCACTGAATTCATTCCTCTCCAAGCTGTTTCAAGTCTACCTGGAGCGGACAAACAGCTCTGCACCTTCTCAGGTCCCTTCTCAGGTCCAAAGTGCTGGTGGCAGCCTGGAAATTGTCTATGTGCTGCTGCTGATCGGCCTCTTTGGCTTCTTCACGGTGGGAGTCATGGTGACCAACATCCGTGCCAGGAAGCTGGAGGACTCCCATGACCCCTACAACATGTACATTGCCTCAGACATCTGGCCCAAGGAGGACAGGGCATATTTTCAGGCCAAGCTCATCGAAAATTACAAATTGTGCTGTGTCTTTGAAAACCCACTGGCTGTTGAGCAGCCAAACACACAGATTCCTGAGGTGAAGTCCTCCTAG